Below is a window of Synechococcus sp. RSCCF101 DNA.
AGCCGCATCGCGCTGGTGCGTTTTCTTGAACAGCAGGGGCAGCGCGTCCCCCCTCAGCTGCGCCGGGCTGCAGAACTCGAACGGGCCCAGAGGGAGCGGGAGGGCCTGCCGATTCCGGACGCCGCCGATCTGAGCCTCTGATCCCTGCCCGGGGTTCCCGCATGGCCTGGCTTGGTTGCGCTTGTTGATGCGGACGGGATCCGTGCCTGAGGCCTGAATGACACTCAGGTCGGACCAGACTCTGACTGAATGATGACTGTCGGGCGATATCTGCGCAGAGGTGCGGCATCCCGACCCGACATCTGAAGGGTCTCTGGAGTCTGTCCTTCAGATGAAGGATGTGCGGCACAGCGTGGCGCCTGAGCATGAAGCCATCGGAGGGAGATCCATCCCTCTCTGCTCCCGTTCTCCGTTCTGAAGGCATCTCTCATGAACCCGATTGATCCCATCACCGGCGCTGTCGCGTCCCAGGCATCCGTGCCGTCCTCAGCATCCGAATCGCTTCCCAATCTGTTCGTGCCTGAAGATCCCTCAGATCCTTCGATCGAGCCTCCGGAGCCATGGAGCCCTGTTCAACCACCGCTGCCACAGGCCCACGAGAGTGTACCGGAGGAACTCAGCCTGATGCCGACCAGCTCACCGGCCCCCTGGGGCCATGAGTATGAGCGCCACTATCAAAGCGCCAGCGGGGGAAACTATGCCTGGTACAGCTTTGCCCGATCCAGCGGCACGATCAACAATGTGGGTGACTTCACCAACAACTGGACATATCAGCAGGAGAATCCAACCTGGGACTGGCCCGTGGGTTACAAAACCTGGTGGGTGCACTCACAGGTGTCGGGCAATGGCGGCGACAACGTGATCATCGGGGCCGGCAAGGTGCCCTCTCCCAACCTCTCCTATGTCCACAACGACCGACTTTTCGGCAATGGTGGTAATGATGTGCTGTATGGCCTCGATGGCAACGACCTGCTCGATGGCGGGGCGGATCAGGACCGCCTCTATGCCGGCCTGGGCTCGGACACCCTCCGGGGCGGCTCGGGTGACGACTGGCTGATCGTGGATCAGCGCCGCGATTCCGATCGCAACGTGCTGAATGGTGGCGCCGGCTTCGACACCTTCGTGCTGGCGCCGATGAGCGGCAACGGCTGGGTGGAGCTGGATCCCGGCAGCAGCGGCGAGTCCTACGGCGCCGATGTGTCCACCGGGCTGGATGTGACGGGTGCTGTGCTCAAGGCCACGCCGATCAAGCCGCTGGGCTACGCCCTGCAGGCGGCGGGCAAGCTGGTGGATCTGTTCAATCCGAGCCAGAGCACACCTCCGAGCCTCACGCTCGACTGGCCCCAGGCGGATGTGGTTCAGGACTTCAATCCGTTCGAGGATTCCCTGATCCTCAACTTCGATCCGCGCCGCACACGGGTGGAGGTGATCCAGAAGCAACCCTCCGGTGATGGCTTTCTCGTGCGCCAGGAGGTGAACGGTCTCTGGTCAACGCTGGCGGACGTGAGCTTTGACGTGGCCGCCATGAGCAGCCGGCTGTCGGAGCCCGGCATGGAATCGCTCAACCAGCGCGACCTGCTCGATCTGGCCTATCGCACGGTGGCCAACACCATGGTGGCGGTGGATGGCAGCAGCGGCTCCGTCAGCCTCGGGCAATCGGATCTGAACAGTGGTGGTGATGTGACCGGGCTCGGCTCCAACGGCGTGATGCTGCTGGGCGCCTACGGCAGCCAGGCGATCACGCGCACGATCGAGAAGGAATCCCAGTTCGTCGGCAGCGATTTCGGTGATCTGTTCGTGGCCTTCAATCAGGCCAACCCCATGAATCCCGATCTCGATGGTGTGGAGGTCTGGGGATTCGGCGGCGACGACCTTTTCATGACCGGCGGTGGCTCCAATTACATCTACGGCGGTGCCGGCTCCGACTGGATCTCCTACGACTACGAGACCAATGGCGCCACCCGGGGCATCGAGGCCGACCTGAGCCTCGGCTTCATCAACAACGGCCTGCGCCGCCACGACCGGCCCGATCTCGGCGACCCCACGGCGGACCGCGACTATGTGGACAGCGTGGAGAACGTGGTGGGCAGCCGCCTGGATGATGTGATCCGCGGCGACGCCAACGCCAACACGCTGGTCAGCGGCGAGGGCGACGACATCCTCGCCGGCCGCGGCGGTGCCGACACCTTCGTGCTCAACGGCGGCACCAACACCATCGAGGATGCCAGCGCCGGCGACAGCATCGAGATCCTCGCTGATGCCTACAGCTTTGCCGAAGGCATGCCGGCCCTTCTGATCTCGGATGTGGATCCTGAAGGGAACCGCATGGTCACCTCCAGCGGTGGGGATCTGATCGCGATTCTCAATGACCAGGCTGGCAGCTCCTTCGATCCCCTCACGGGGATCCGTGTCATTGATGCCGATGGCACCCCCATCGACGGTGATGTTGTTGTCGGTGATGTCAAGATCGGTACGGATGGGGATGATGTGCTTCTGGCCCAGTCGGCCACTGGCAGCGTCTATGGCCTGGCCGGTGATGATGTGCTGATCGGTCGAGGGTCCCGCAATCAGCTCGTCGGTGGTGACGGGCGAGACATCCTCCAGGGCGGTTCAGCCTCAACCACCCACGATATCCTTGTTGGAGGTGGTAGGGCTGATGCGTTCGTCCTGGCTCCTGGAATCGCCAGGGTTGAGGATTTCAGCATTGCCGACGGTGACACGCTGGTGATGGATCGATCCGACATCTTCAGCTTCTCTGTTGAGCCTCTTGTTGGCGAGCCCAACACCCTGAGAGTGTCCGTCATCGGCCGCGATGGAATGCGTGGCGTTGATCTGGTGGGTGTCACCAAAGACGAGTTTCTGGCCTACTCGGGTGGCATCACTGACATGGCGGGATTCGATCCTCTCGTGGAGGATCCCTGGTCACAGCTCACAGCGGCACCAGTATCAGCCGCCCAGGATCTCATCACAGGTGAGTCTCCTGCCGATCCTGAAGTGGGTGATCCACTGCTCCCGGGCGATGATCTCAATCCCAGCGCTCCCGTCCTGCCGGAGGATGGCCTGGCACCGGTCGATCCGATCACAGGCACTGCAGGCGACGATGTGCTGGTGGGGACCGAAGCCGCCGACACCTTCCTCTGGTCCGGTGGAAACGACATCGTCTCCGGCTTCAGCCTGGCGCATGGCGATGTCTTCCACATCACCGCCGACACCAGCTATACGATCCTCCAGTCC
It encodes the following:
- a CDS encoding calcium-binding protein, encoding MPTSSPAPWGHEYERHYQSASGGNYAWYSFARSSGTINNVGDFTNNWTYQQENPTWDWPVGYKTWWVHSQVSGNGGDNVIIGAGKVPSPNLSYVHNDRLFGNGGNDVLYGLDGNDLLDGGADQDRLYAGLGSDTLRGGSGDDWLIVDQRRDSDRNVLNGGAGFDTFVLAPMSGNGWVELDPGSSGESYGADVSTGLDVTGAVLKATPIKPLGYALQAAGKLVDLFNPSQSTPPSLTLDWPQADVVQDFNPFEDSLILNFDPRRTRVEVIQKQPSGDGFLVRQEVNGLWSTLADVSFDVAAMSSRLSEPGMESLNQRDLLDLAYRTVANTMVAVDGSSGSVSLGQSDLNSGGDVTGLGSNGVMLLGAYGSQAITRTIEKESQFVGSDFGDLFVAFNQANPMNPDLDGVEVWGFGGDDLFMTGGGSNYIYGGAGSDWISYDYETNGATRGIEADLSLGFINNGLRRHDRPDLGDPTADRDYVDSVENVVGSRLDDVIRGDANANTLVSGEGDDILAGRGGADTFVLNGGTNTIEDASAGDSIEILADAYSFAEGMPALLISDVDPEGNRMVTSSGGDLIAILNDQAGSSFDPLTGIRVIDADGTPIDGDVVVGDVKIGTDGDDVLLAQSATGSVYGLAGDDVLIGRGSRNQLVGGDGRDILQGGSASTTHDILVGGGRADAFVLAPGIARVEDFSIADGDTLVMDRSDIFSFSVEPLVGEPNTLRVSVIGRDGMRGVDLVGVTKDEFLAYSGGITDMAGFDPLVEDPWSQLTAAPVSAAQDLITGESPADPEVGDPLLPGDDLNPSAPVLPEDGLAPVDPITGTAGDDVLVGTEAADTFLWSGGNDIVSGFSLAHGDVFHITADTSYTILQSGADAQLVTDFGTTTFTGVSVDELSGGQSVLIV